Proteins encoded within one genomic window of Brenneria nigrifluens DSM 30175 = ATCC 13028:
- a CDS encoding MotA/TolQ/ExbB proton channel family protein, giving the protein MLTSLSFTYRLLAALLVLSGLLAPLGGALAQESAAPAEQAADSAAPASAAPVIPTASSAAAAALPEPPAAPHSATPPGPQPVATDNPYGITAIWQQGDWVSSGTLLILALMSAASWYVIVVKLIEQSRLRHRSRQVKRSFWRQDDVRQASAQLKRGSEFRFVADAGLIAHQQYTGELTREVDRNTWLSQSIGEAVDAVGERLQGGLAVLATVGSTAPFIGLFGTVWGIYHALTAIGIAGQASIDKVAGPVGEALIMTAIGLAVAVPAVLGYNWLVRRNKAALDDVRGFGSELHTVLLGGQSAASLGGR; this is encoded by the coding sequence ATGCTCACATCTTTGTCTTTTACCTATCGCCTGCTGGCCGCGCTGCTGGTCCTGAGCGGGCTGCTCGCCCCGCTGGGCGGCGCCCTGGCGCAGGAGAGCGCCGCGCCGGCCGAACAGGCCGCAGACAGCGCCGCACCTGCGTCAGCCGCGCCGGTGATACCAACCGCATCAAGCGCCGCCGCCGCCGCGCTACCCGAACCTCCGGCCGCGCCGCATTCCGCCACGCCCCCAGGTCCGCAACCGGTCGCAACCGACAATCCTTACGGTATTACGGCCATTTGGCAACAGGGTGACTGGGTATCCAGCGGCACTTTGCTTATCCTGGCGCTTATGTCGGCGGCAAGTTGGTACGTTATCGTCGTCAAGCTTATCGAACAAAGCCGTCTGCGCCACCGCTCCCGTCAGGTCAAACGCAGCTTCTGGCGGCAAGACGACGTGCGCCAGGCCAGCGCGCAACTCAAGCGCGGCAGCGAATTCCGCTTCGTCGCCGATGCCGGTCTCATCGCTCATCAGCAATATACGGGCGAACTCACCCGGGAGGTGGATCGCAACACCTGGCTAAGCCAATCCATCGGCGAGGCCGTCGACGCCGTGGGCGAGCGCCTGCAGGGCGGTTTGGCCGTGCTGGCCACGGTTGGCTCCACCGCCCCGTTTATTGGTCTGTTCGGCACCGTCTGGGGCATTTACCATGCGCTCACCGCCATCGGTATCGCCGGCCAGGCCAGTATCGATAAAGTCGCGGGCCCGGTGGGGGAGGCGCTGATCATGACCGCCATCGGCCTGGCCGTGGCCGTACCCGCCGTACTCGGCTACAACTGGCTGGTGCGGCGCAACAAGGCGGCCCTCGACGACGTGCGCGGCTTCGGCAGCGAACTGCACACCGTGCTGCTGGGCGGCCAGTCGGCGGCCAGTCTGGGAGGACGCTGA
- a CDS encoding energy transducer TonB, whose translation MVLLHLALGWALLNGLARKAVDQVFKEPLEVALIEEPKPVVMEPPPSPEPPPSPSPPAPPPPKPPPPKPPRPRAAYVPPPEVVSAAPAIVTVQSAPPRSVTAPAPAVAIGMACPNHIRVRASVPYPSRAMRRGLEGQVVAEFTVSAGGVIENVRIASSSNAVFNDVVLQAVRRFQCVGQRSAVRVRVPFEFTLN comes from the coding sequence ATGGTCTTGCTGCATCTGGCGCTGGGCTGGGCGCTGCTCAACGGTCTGGCGCGCAAGGCGGTCGATCAGGTTTTCAAGGAACCGCTGGAGGTGGCGCTGATCGAAGAACCCAAGCCGGTGGTTATGGAACCGCCACCGTCGCCGGAACCGCCACCGTCGCCGTCGCCGCCCGCGCCGCCGCCGCCCAAACCGCCGCCGCCCAAACCGCCGCGCCCCAGAGCTGCCTACGTGCCGCCGCCCGAGGTGGTCTCGGCCGCCCCGGCCATTGTCACCGTGCAATCGGCGCCGCCCAGGTCGGTCACGGCGCCTGCGCCCGCCGTGGCCATCGGCATGGCCTGTCCCAACCATATCCGCGTACGCGCCAGCGTGCCCTATCCCAGCCGCGCCATGCGCCGGGGCCTGGAAGGACAGGTTGTCGCCGAGTTTACCGTCAGCGCCGGCGGCGTCATTGAGAACGTGCGCATCGCCAGTTCCAGCAACGCCGTCTTCAACGACGTCGTGCTACAGGCCGTGAGGCGCTTCCAATGCGTCGGCCAGAGGTCGGCGGTGCGGGTACGCGTACCGTTTGAATTTACCCTTAACTGA
- the rimP gene encoding ribosome maturation factor RimP: protein MSTLEQKLTEMISAPVEALGYELVGIEFIRGRQSTLRIYIDSEDGITVDDCADVSHQVSAVLDVEDPITVAYNLEVSSPGLERPLFTAEHYVRFIGEEVTVVLRMAVQNRRKWLGVIKAVEGEMITITVEGKDEVFALSNIQKANLVPHF, encoded by the coding sequence TTGTCCACGTTAGAGCAAAAATTAACAGAGATGATTTCAGCACCGGTCGAAGCATTAGGCTATGAATTGGTCGGTATTGAGTTCATCCGGGGTCGCCAATCGACGCTGCGTATCTATATCGATAGTGAAGATGGCATCACTGTTGATGATTGTGCTGATGTCAGCCACCAGGTCAGTGCGGTATTGGATGTTGAAGATCCCATCACTGTCGCTTACAACCTGGAGGTATCCTCTCCGGGTCTTGAGCGTCCATTGTTCACGGCAGAGCATTATGTGCGTTTCATTGGTGAAGAGGTGACGGTGGTGCTGCGTATGGCAGTCCAGAATCGCCGTAAATGGTTGGGTGTCATCAAAGCCGTTGAGGGCGAGATGATCACCATAACAGTGGAAGGAAAAGACGAAGTGTTCGCGCTGAGCAACATCCAGAAAGCGAACCTGGTACCCCACTTTTAA
- a CDS encoding ExbD/TolR family protein, producing the protein MAMNVGQERADDLVSAINTTPLVDVMLVLLIIFLITIPVATHTVPITLPKLNNQPRETAPENVNLSVAGDGALYWNGEPVAGLEALLARFKGISQSEPQPAIHIHGDAAASYEPVGRVVLAAQRAGIRRLSFITEPQGKQ; encoded by the coding sequence ATGGCGATGAACGTCGGTCAGGAGCGCGCGGACGATCTCGTCTCGGCCATCAATACCACGCCGCTGGTGGACGTGATGCTGGTGCTGTTGATCATCTTCCTGATCACCATTCCGGTGGCGACGCATACCGTGCCGATAACACTGCCGAAGCTGAATAATCAGCCGCGCGAGACCGCGCCGGAGAACGTCAATCTTTCGGTCGCCGGAGACGGCGCGCTGTACTGGAACGGCGAACCGGTGGCCGGGCTGGAGGCGTTGCTGGCGCGGTTCAAGGGCATTTCGCAAAGCGAGCCGCAGCCCGCCATCCACATTCACGGCGACGCAGCGGCCAGTTATGAACCGGTCGGCCGGGTGGTGCTGGCGGCGCAGCGTGCGGGCATCCGCAGGCTGAGCTTTATCACCGAGCCGCAAGGGAAGCAGTGA
- a CDS encoding ExbD/TolR family protein produces the protein MALKRGKKQAQPQVMMEINTTPLIDVMLVLLIMLIITIPAQLHSVDLNLPTARQNPPPQEEEPQVVRISIEADNIIRWDDETVTPDALEQKLRLAAAQARQPELHIRADRAAIYRQVVAVMAAVQRHRLTRIGLVGLERFEH, from the coding sequence ATGGCGCTCAAGAGAGGAAAAAAACAGGCGCAACCGCAGGTGATGATGGAGATCAACACCACGCCGCTGATCGATGTGATGCTGGTGTTGCTGATCATGCTGATTATCACCATTCCGGCGCAGCTGCATTCGGTGGATCTGAACCTGCCGACGGCGCGACAGAATCCCCCGCCGCAGGAGGAGGAGCCGCAGGTAGTGCGCATCAGCATCGAAGCGGACAACATTATTCGCTGGGACGATGAGACGGTAACGCCTGATGCGCTGGAACAGAAGCTGCGGCTTGCGGCGGCGCAGGCGCGGCAGCCGGAGTTGCATATCCGGGCGGATCGGGCCGCCATCTACCGCCAGGTGGTGGCGGTGATGGCCGCGGTGCAGCGCCACAGGCTTACCCGGATCGGACTGGTCGGGCTGGAGCGGTTCGAGCACTAA
- a CDS encoding TonB-dependent receptor: MQHQPRIVRFKKTSGAALVAGAFFATISVAAPAQETEHNEQLAPVIVTAPRRAESLQKVPAAISVVSSEEIEEGDLRSTKDVAKFIPGAQGWNTESRARPRFFIRGVGSNEATNNAVNPIGFYADEVYYNNNLFTGTPLFDLQRVEVLRGPQGTLWGKNTTGGAFHFISRKPAFETDGNAKLQFGNLDSRLFQGAIGGGLVDDVLAGRAALHYEERGGLAKNTTTGNDVGDYEDFAGRFQLLALLSPELDALLNVHIRRLDGTQNPWYSVTRNGAPDVNGYVAPIGDGNGDREHVAYNFDLPLEVETEGASLTFNWDIDGFTLTSVTAFDHGRRSGLVDGDYTPYEYATGGGSRSYSRNKVTQRSQELRLVSPPEERFTWIAGTYLFRDDNESYSASAKLTGDAATQSFNATAFEQDTTSAALFGSVGFQFTERFKLSGGLRHTYEKSGIDLTTLYAAGASPYVVNGNWWSPGALENAGLSTYYSTGGRIKKSWSNLGYDITPEYQIDDNQLVYFRHASGFRSGNYNTYITPNGVSGVSQFSVVDPEKLKSYEIGYKSAWLNQRLVFNAAAYHYDYKNMQLVVNQVLNNIFYPTLMNAGSGEVDGIELEAAFQLTESLRLRANLSRLRTEFDELLAGGRNYKGYGFARVPQTTALLGIDYRTPLAGGTLALGTDWSYTSKHHFNVTDDSDLYALQQAYWLGSVHASYTLPGDQVIIGAYVNNVTDRRYKNQAMLYQGGTDATNGHYPTGYGDPRTFGVSLAYRF, translated from the coding sequence ATGCAGCATCAGCCCCGAATCGTTCGCTTTAAAAAAACATCCGGCGCGGCCCTCGTCGCCGGCGCATTCTTCGCCACCATATCCGTCGCCGCGCCGGCGCAGGAAACCGAGCACAATGAACAGCTCGCCCCGGTGATCGTCACCGCGCCCCGGCGCGCCGAGAGTCTGCAGAAGGTCCCCGCGGCGATCAGCGTGGTCAGCAGCGAGGAGATTGAGGAGGGCGATCTGCGAAGTACGAAGGATGTCGCCAAGTTCATCCCCGGCGCGCAGGGCTGGAACACCGAAAGCCGCGCCCGCCCGCGCTTCTTTATCCGCGGCGTGGGCTCCAACGAGGCCACCAACAATGCGGTCAATCCGATCGGCTTTTATGCCGACGAAGTGTATTACAACAACAATCTGTTCACCGGCACGCCGCTGTTCGACCTGCAGCGGGTCGAAGTGCTGCGCGGCCCGCAGGGCACCCTGTGGGGTAAGAACACCACCGGCGGCGCCTTCCACTTCATTTCGCGCAAGCCGGCTTTCGAGACTGACGGCAATGCAAAGCTGCAGTTCGGCAACCTGGATTCCAGACTGTTTCAGGGCGCCATCGGCGGGGGACTCGTAGACGATGTTCTGGCCGGCCGGGCCGCGTTGCATTATGAGGAACGCGGCGGTCTGGCGAAGAACACCACCACCGGCAACGACGTCGGCGACTATGAAGATTTTGCCGGACGCTTCCAGTTGCTGGCGCTTCTCTCACCCGAACTCGACGCACTGCTCAACGTACACATACGCCGGCTCGACGGAACGCAAAATCCGTGGTATTCGGTTACCCGCAACGGCGCGCCGGACGTCAACGGCTACGTTGCCCCGATCGGCGACGGTAACGGCGACCGCGAGCATGTCGCCTACAATTTCGACCTGCCGCTCGAGGTCGAGACCGAAGGCGCCAGCCTCACTTTCAACTGGGATATCGACGGCTTCACGCTGACCTCGGTAACGGCGTTCGACCACGGCCGGCGCAGCGGACTGGTGGATGGCGACTACACGCCATACGAGTATGCGACCGGCGGCGGCTCACGCTCCTATTCGCGCAATAAAGTGACGCAGAGGAGCCAGGAGTTGCGTCTTGTTTCGCCGCCCGAGGAGCGTTTTACCTGGATCGCCGGGACCTACCTGTTCCGCGACGACAACGAATCCTACAGCGCGAGCGCCAAGCTCACCGGCGATGCCGCCACTCAGTCCTTCAACGCGACCGCCTTCGAGCAGGACACCACCAGCGCCGCGCTGTTCGGCAGCGTCGGCTTTCAGTTCACCGAACGGTTCAAACTCAGCGGCGGCCTGCGCCATACCTATGAAAAAAGCGGCATCGACCTGACGACGTTATACGCCGCCGGCGCCTCGCCCTACGTCGTCAACGGCAACTGGTGGTCGCCGGGCGCGCTGGAGAATGCCGGACTGTCGACGTACTATTCGACCGGCGGGCGGATCAAAAAAAGCTGGTCCAACCTCGGCTACGACATCACCCCCGAGTATCAGATTGACGACAACCAACTGGTTTATTTCCGCCACGCCAGCGGCTTCCGTTCCGGCAACTACAACACTTACATTACCCCCAACGGCGTGTCGGGCGTATCGCAATTCTCGGTTGTCGATCCGGAGAAGCTGAAATCGTATGAAATCGGCTATAAAAGCGCCTGGCTGAACCAGCGTCTGGTTTTCAACGCCGCCGCCTACCACTATGACTATAAAAACATGCAACTGGTGGTCAACCAGGTGCTGAACAACATTTTCTATCCCACGCTGATGAACGCGGGTTCAGGCGAGGTCGACGGCATCGAGCTTGAAGCCGCCTTCCAACTTACCGAATCGCTGCGCCTGCGCGCCAACCTGAGCCGGCTGCGCACCGAGTTCGATGAACTGCTGGCCGGCGGCAGGAACTACAAGGGCTACGGCTTCGCCCGCGTGCCGCAGACGACCGCGCTGCTCGGCATCGACTACCGTACGCCGCTGGCCGGCGGCACGCTGGCGCTCGGCACCGACTGGAGCTACACCAGCAAACATCACTTCAACGTCACCGACGACAGCGACCTTTACGCCTTACAGCAGGCGTACTGGCTGGGCAGCGTCCACGCCAGCTATACGCTACCGGGCGACCAGGTGATCATCGGCGCCTACGTCAACAACGTGACCGACAGGCGCTACAAGAATCAGGCGATGCTCTATCAGGGGGGCACCGACGCCACCAACGGCCACTATCCGACCGGCTACGGCGATCCGCGCACCTTCGGCGTCAGCCTGGCCTACAGATTCTGA
- the hisC gene encoding histidinol-phosphate transaminase — protein MSSIKHRPCLDTLRGFHPPSAAGQPDGRLTNLALNENSLGYSPRVAQALAASAARGEASRYPDSFCSALRHKLAHRHALEAERFLFGNGIFEILSLIGSVFVGENDEVVIPEPSFGWYAVASRVSGGRIVAIPLREYAIDLDAVAAAIGPRTRLVWLCNPHNPMGTIVADGGLRAFLERVPPDVAVVLDEAYGEYAASEDFPDGIALTRRYPNLIVLRTFSKAYGLAGLRIGYAIADAATIALLHKVKTPPNVNHLAQIAAVAALDDEAFLARSVAAVRQGLSDYYACCDALGLGYIPSFANFLMINLDRDGDETAQQFLDAGIVLRSGRESGLPQWIRVTIGNDEENLRVFAVLRRLAADHRL, from the coding sequence ATGAGCAGCATCAAACATCGCCCCTGTCTGGATACCCTGCGCGGATTCCATCCGCCATCCGCGGCAGGCCAACCCGACGGCCGGTTGACCAATCTGGCGCTTAACGAGAACAGCCTGGGCTACTCGCCGCGCGTGGCGCAGGCGCTGGCGGCGTCGGCGGCGCGCGGCGAAGCCTCACGCTATCCGGATAGCTTCTGTAGCGCCTTGCGCCACAAACTGGCGCACCGCCACGCTCTCGAAGCGGAGCGGTTTCTGTTCGGCAATGGCATCTTCGAGATCCTGTCGCTGATCGGTTCGGTGTTCGTCGGCGAAAACGACGAGGTCGTCATCCCGGAACCTTCTTTCGGCTGGTACGCTGTCGCCAGCAGAGTAAGCGGCGGACGCATCGTAGCGATTCCCCTGCGGGAATATGCCATCGATCTTGACGCGGTCGCGGCGGCCATCGGTCCGCGCACACGGCTGGTCTGGCTGTGCAATCCCCATAACCCGATGGGCACCATCGTGGCCGACGGCGGGCTGCGGGCATTTCTCGAACGCGTGCCGCCGGACGTCGCGGTGGTGCTCGACGAAGCCTATGGCGAGTATGCCGCGAGCGAGGACTTCCCGGACGGGATCGCCCTCACTCGCCGCTATCCCAACCTGATCGTACTGCGTACCTTCTCTAAAGCCTATGGTCTGGCTGGCCTGCGTATCGGCTACGCGATCGCCGACGCGGCGACGATAGCGCTGCTGCACAAGGTCAAGACCCCGCCCAATGTGAACCATCTGGCGCAGATCGCCGCCGTCGCCGCGTTGGACGACGAGGCGTTTCTCGCACGTTCGGTCGCCGCCGTACGGCAGGGGCTAAGCGACTACTACGCCTGCTGCGACGCGCTGGGGCTGGGCTATATTCCCAGCTTCGCCAATTTCCTGATGATCAATCTCGACCGCGACGGCGATGAGACGGCGCAGCAATTCCTGGATGCCGGCATCGTACTGCGCTCGGGACGCGAAAGCGGATTGCCGCAATGGATCCGCGTCACCATCGGCAACGACGAGGAAAACCTCCGCGTTTTCGCCGTGCTGCGGCGTCTTGCCGCGGACCATCGCTTATAA
- a CDS encoding glutathione S-transferase C-terminal domain-containing protein produces MVTVFPEKTVEQSHDGAFVRQGNVFTQRFGHGPGQLPVEGGRYRLIVSTGCGWSRRQLIVRRLLGLEQAISVGYVKTRGDDGWEFDGQPGGVDEVFKVARLNELYRRALPGYDRRGTVPALAEAATGRVVANDYHTLSIDLETAWAPLHRQGAPDLYPRALRSQIDLLNQQIFDDINNGPYKVLFATAIDAAAAAKTVFEARLADLDFRLQSRRYLFGEQLTDADVRLFVTLASFDTNYRPNFPTELGPARRIIDFPHLWAYARDLFQTPGFTDEHEQVSLGLLPNPNGKYRRGFRDEITPDEDPLAPWLAPHGRESLRGAALSSGPGAAGTAGLWRWGDPAAV; encoded by the coding sequence ATGGTAACGGTATTTCCGGAAAAAACCGTCGAACAGAGCCACGACGGCGCTTTCGTGCGGCAGGGCAACGTCTTCACGCAACGTTTCGGCCATGGGCCGGGACAACTGCCGGTGGAGGGAGGCCGCTATCGCCTGATCGTATCCACCGGCTGCGGCTGGTCGCGCCGTCAACTGATCGTGCGCCGTCTGCTGGGACTGGAACAGGCGATCTCGGTCGGCTATGTAAAAACACGCGGCGATGACGGCTGGGAGTTCGACGGCCAGCCCGGCGGGGTGGACGAGGTGTTCAAGGTGGCCCGCCTCAATGAACTGTATCGGCGCGCGCTGCCGGGCTACGACCGGCGAGGCACGGTGCCGGCCCTGGCGGAGGCGGCGACCGGGCGCGTGGTCGCCAACGATTACCACACCTTAAGCATCGATCTGGAAACCGCGTGGGCGCCGCTACATCGCCAGGGCGCGCCGGATCTCTATCCACGGGCTTTGCGCTCGCAGATCGACCTGCTTAACCAACAGATATTCGATGACATCAACAACGGCCCCTACAAGGTGTTGTTCGCCACCGCCATCGATGCCGCGGCGGCGGCCAAAACGGTGTTCGAGGCCCGCCTGGCCGATCTGGACTTCCGCCTGCAAAGCCGACGCTATCTATTCGGCGAGCAACTGACCGACGCCGATGTCCGTTTGTTCGTGACCCTGGCCTCTTTCGATACCAACTATCGGCCGAATTTCCCAACCGAACTCGGCCCCGCCAGGCGCATCATCGATTTCCCCCACCTGTGGGCCTATGCGCGCGATCTGTTCCAGACGCCCGGCTTCACCGACGAACACGAGCAGGTCAGTCTGGGGCTGCTGCCGAACCCAAACGGTAAGTACCGGCGCGGCTTCAGGGACGAGATAACGCCGGACGAAGATCCGTTGGCGCCCTGGCTGGCGCCGCATGGGCGCGAGTCCCTGCGCGGTGCGGCGCTGAGTTCGGGGCCGGGGGCGGCCGGTACGGCTGGATTGTGGCGCTGGGGCGATCCGGCGGCGGTGTAA
- the nusA gene encoding transcription termination factor NusA — translation MNKEILAVVEAVSNEKALPREKIFEALETALATATKKKYEQEIDVRVSIDRKTGDFDTFRRWLVVNEVTQPTREITLDAAQFEDPALDVGDYVEDQIESVTFDRITTQTAKQVIVQKVREAERAMVVDQFRQQEGEIVTGVVKKVNRDNISLDLGNNAEAVIGREDMLPRENFRPGDRIRGVLYAVRPEARGAQLFVSRSRPEMLIELFRIEVPEIGEEVIEIKAAARDPGSRAKIAVKTNDKRIDPVGACVGMRGARVQAVSSELGGERIDIILWDDNPAQFVINAMAPADVVSIVVDEDTCTMDIAVESSNLAQAIGRNGQNVRLASQLLKQHRSDDRWELNVMTVEDLQAKHQAEAHAAIDVFTKHLDIDEEFATVLVEEGFSSLEELAYVPIKELLAIDGLDEETVEALRERAKAALTTLALAQEESRGDDQPADDLLSLPGLSRELAFKLAARGICTLEDLAEQGVDDLTDIEGLNDEKAGELIMAARNICWFGDDNE, via the coding sequence ATGAATAAAGAGATTCTGGCTGTTGTTGAAGCAGTTTCCAACGAAAAAGCCCTCCCGCGTGAGAAGATTTTTGAAGCGCTGGAAACCGCGCTGGCGACAGCAACCAAGAAAAAATATGAGCAGGAAATTGATGTTCGCGTCAGTATCGACCGTAAAACCGGTGATTTCGATACTTTCCGCCGCTGGCTGGTGGTGAACGAGGTTACCCAGCCAACGCGCGAAATTACGCTGGATGCGGCGCAGTTTGAAGATCCTGCTCTTGATGTCGGCGATTATGTCGAAGATCAGATCGAGTCCGTCACCTTTGACCGTATTACCACGCAAACCGCCAAACAGGTTATCGTACAGAAAGTCCGCGAAGCCGAGCGCGCCATGGTTGTCGATCAGTTCCGCCAACAGGAAGGCGAGATTGTTACCGGTGTGGTGAAGAAAGTTAACCGTGATAATATCTCTCTGGATTTGGGTAATAACGCCGAAGCGGTCATCGGCCGTGAAGATATGTTGCCGCGGGAAAACTTCCGCCCCGGCGATCGCATCCGCGGCGTGCTGTATGCCGTTCGCCCCGAAGCCCGCGGCGCTCAACTGTTCGTCAGCCGTTCCCGCCCGGAAATGCTGATTGAGCTTTTCCGTATTGAGGTGCCGGAAATCGGCGAAGAGGTCATTGAGATCAAGGCCGCCGCCCGCGATCCCGGTTCCCGGGCGAAAATTGCGGTAAAAACCAACGACAAGCGCATCGATCCGGTCGGCGCCTGCGTAGGCATGCGCGGCGCGCGCGTTCAGGCGGTATCCAGCGAGCTTGGCGGCGAGCGCATTGATATTATCCTGTGGGATGATAATCCCGCGCAGTTTGTTATCAATGCCATGGCCCCGGCCGATGTGGTTTCCATCGTGGTTGACGAAGATACCTGTACGATGGACATCGCCGTCGAGTCCAGCAATCTGGCCCAGGCGATTGGTCGCAACGGCCAGAACGTGCGTCTGGCTTCCCAACTGCTGAAACAGCATCGTTCAGACGACCGTTGGGAACTGAACGTCATGACCGTGGAAGACCTTCAGGCCAAACATCAGGCCGAGGCGCATGCCGCCATCGATGTCTTTACCAAGCATCTGGATATCGATGAAGAGTTCGCCACCGTGCTGGTCGAAGAAGGTTTCTCCTCGCTTGAAGAGCTGGCCTATGTGCCAATCAAAGAGCTGCTGGCAATTGACGGTCTTGATGAAGAGACGGTGGAAGCATTGCGTGAGCGGGCCAAGGCGGCGTTAACCACGCTGGCGTTGGCGCAGGAAGAAAGTCGCGGTGACGACCAACCCGCAGACGATTTGCTCAGTTTACCTGGTCTGTCGCGTGAATTGGCATTTAAGCTGGCAGCACGCGGTATTTGCACGCTGGAAGATCTTGCTGAGCAGGGCGTTGACGACCTGACGGATATCGAAGGGCTTAATGATGAAAAAGCCGGCGAGCTGATTATGGCCGCCCGTAATATCTGTTGGTTTGGCGACGACAACGAATAA
- a CDS encoding MFS transporter: MTIPQEKTLTDTFDAAPPVAGGWQNNSHAQLTLIWLLGIVCVLDAMIIASLLTPIKAEFGFTDEQIGRLSSMFTLAGLIGAPIFGVLANRFGRKPVLLAGIAIWSLSSIATGFAVGFLGLLFWRVATGFGEAAYNSLAPSWLADLYRPRWRNLVFSLYMLKNKIGTAAALALGGWLATEYGWRTAFFVAGLPGLLLAFLLLWVREPAIGAHDDVRGASLAAVKPGVRESLAVFRYPGYILHSLALLFFFIAMSVQIWIPAYLHRVFDLSNQQASDFLAQVLLYTLPVGLIGGYFSSVALRPFRWGFPAFLATTSLLACAAFATAYGSRDLTFTRACIAAGIALFGFSAGTLTTLIVETVPPYLRNSATAWSIVLTSGIAGIVGPELVGRLSDAHTLAVAVFVAPAGYAIAGLLWIILAIWLGRYMQEPA, translated from the coding sequence ATGACCATCCCGCAGGAGAAAACGCTGACCGACACCTTTGACGCCGCGCCGCCGGTTGCCGGGGGCTGGCAAAACAACAGCCATGCGCAGTTGACCCTGATATGGCTGCTGGGCATCGTCTGTGTGCTGGACGCCATGATCATCGCATCACTACTGACGCCGATCAAAGCGGAGTTCGGCTTCACCGACGAACAGATCGGGCGTCTGTCCTCGATGTTTACGCTGGCGGGACTTATCGGCGCGCCGATCTTCGGCGTGCTGGCCAACCGTTTCGGGCGCAAGCCGGTGTTGCTGGCCGGGATAGCCATCTGGAGCCTGTCGTCAATCGCCACCGGCTTTGCCGTCGGCTTTCTCGGCCTGCTGTTCTGGCGCGTCGCCACCGGTTTCGGCGAAGCGGCCTACAACTCGCTCGCACCGAGCTGGCTGGCCGACCTCTATCGTCCGCGCTGGCGCAATCTGGTGTTCTCACTGTACATGCTGAAAAACAAGATCGGCACGGCCGCCGCGCTGGCGCTCGGCGGATGGCTGGCGACCGAATACGGCTGGCGCACCGCTTTCTTTGTCGCCGGGTTGCCCGGGTTATTGCTCGCGTTCCTGCTGCTGTGGGTCAGGGAGCCGGCCATCGGCGCGCACGACGATGTCAGAGGCGCCTCCCTTGCCGCCGTCAAACCCGGCGTGCGCGAGAGTCTGGCGGTCTTCCGCTATCCCGGCTACATCCTGCATTCGCTGGCGCTGCTGTTCTTCTTTATCGCCATGTCGGTGCAGATCTGGATCCCGGCCTATCTGCATCGCGTCTTCGATCTCAGCAACCAGCAGGCTTCCGACTTTCTTGCCCAGGTTCTGCTCTATACCTTGCCGGTGGGCCTGATCGGCGGCTATTTTTCCAGCGTGGCGCTGCGGCCTTTCCGCTGGGGCTTTCCCGCTTTCCTGGCGACCACCTCGCTGCTGGCTTGCGCGGCTTTCGCCACCGCCTACGGCAGCCGGGATCTGACGTTCACTCGGGCCTGCATCGCCGCCGGGATCGCCCTCTTCGGCTTCAGCGCCGGCACCCTGACGACGCTTATCGTCGAAACGGTGCCGCCTTATCTGCGCAACAGCGCGACCGCGTGGTCCATCGTGCTGACCTCGGGCATCGCCGGCATTGTCGGTCCGGAACTCGTCGGGCGCCTGTCCGACGCCCATACCCTGGCCGTGGCGGTATTCGTGGCGCCGGCCGGTTATGCCATCGCCGGACTGTTGTGGATCATTCTCGCCATCTGGCTCGGGCGTTATATGCAGGAACCTGCCTGA
- a CDS encoding GNAT family N-acetyltransferase yields MTETWQLAAVHYLRIQVALSLAIPLAGEIDETPGDRVDYLLITDGTLPVATGRLRHYESQAKFERITVAVDRQGQGIGRLLMQGLEAWAYELGLRRALVTGKLEVRDFYLKLGYVTDGAVTQTGLFPLVRLTKELA; encoded by the coding sequence GTGACTGAGACCTGGCAACTGGCCGCGGTGCATTATCTGCGCATCCAGGTGGCCTTGAGCCTGGCTATTCCGCTGGCGGGGGAAATCGACGAGACGCCGGGAGATCGGGTCGATTACCTGTTGATTACGGACGGCACGCTGCCGGTTGCCACCGGCCGACTGCGCCATTATGAAAGCCAGGCCAAGTTCGAACGCATCACCGTCGCGGTCGACCGCCAGGGGCAGGGTATCGGCCGCCTGTTGATGCAGGGGCTGGAAGCATGGGCTTACGAGCTTGGTCTGCGCCGGGCGCTGGTCACGGGCAAGCTGGAGGTGCGTGACTTTTACCTGAAGCTGGGCTACGTCACGGACGGGGCGGTGACGCAAACCGGGCTCTTTCCGCTGGTGCGCCTTACCAAGGAACTGGCCTGA